Proteins encoded by one window of Collimonas fungivorans:
- a CDS encoding type VI secretion system Vgr family protein — protein sequence MNLADALQAFASGSLSQENRPIRLHWGNAQATLEQVLVIQRIDITEGLCSGIEGHLTCLSTRSNLPLNAFIGLPVSVQLVNDRGALHQICGIITDARAGQSDGSLATYQLTIRDALSVLERRINTRMFRTKNVVDVIDILLKEWQKKSPALARAFDFDLSGTDRSQYPVRELTVQFHESDADFIRRLCRREGIAWFTAAGQREQDSSSSNKNDLPIHTLVFFDDPMKLPQSGAGTIRYHRDAATEERDSVTLWSASQQLVSGSVNRASADYKSGKMAKASQTSIIDQGQAGNDLAQLLSDSVIDVPHAGDSWADYDRLTKARMLSHELRAASVDGASGVRDLAVGRWFELTGHPDVDLQPQEQRQFMVTALHHRGENNLPKELNERAQSLFDSSRWHAGSLAAVTQALSPGTPDTRYNNTFTCVRRGVALTPAYDPRIDLPRVYPITALVVGPQGEEVHCDEFGRIKIQIQGLNPDDHAHAQGAGTSGTQTDSAYVRVSSSWAGKNYGHDTVPRVGMEVALDFLNGDPDKMFVTGVLHNGPNMPATFSHTGALPGNRFLSGVKTKEIKGNRYNQLRFDDTAGQISSQLASEHAASELNLGFLTQPRTDGSGEARGEGAELRTDAAASLRAAKGILLTTYARNKATGHFLERDELNQLLGECTELFKALGDYAGQHGGQAADGAAQNQLAAALKNWDATSSGTGSTSAGAGDTAAIMAFGAATGSVAVTPKTHVTYAGENIDQVAQQHLQLMSGQRLNATAGQGMQLFARGKGIQAIAGEGPMLLQVQTDALTANAQKGVKISSNENEVLVTAPTIRFVAEDGSYIKIGGGVTLGTNGDIKLLSASHQWGGPSTQQAAKANFNNAPTDQRFKLHYPGESPESAAAAAHQPYRITMDDGRVIEGKSDANGHTDLVKDDAMRILKIDILKPAL from the coding sequence GTGAATCTCGCCGACGCATTGCAAGCGTTTGCCTCCGGTTCGTTGAGTCAGGAAAACCGGCCTATTCGTCTGCACTGGGGCAATGCCCAGGCTACCCTCGAACAGGTCCTGGTCATTCAGCGCATCGACATTACCGAGGGCCTCTGTTCAGGTATCGAAGGGCATTTGACCTGTCTGTCAACGCGCTCCAACCTGCCGCTCAACGCGTTTATCGGGCTGCCGGTATCGGTTCAGCTGGTTAACGACCGGGGCGCACTGCATCAGATTTGCGGGATCATCACGGACGCGCGTGCGGGGCAATCGGATGGATCGCTCGCTACCTATCAATTAACTATCCGCGATGCATTGTCGGTGCTGGAGCGACGGATCAATACCCGCATGTTCCGCACTAAAAATGTGGTGGACGTGATTGATATCTTGCTGAAGGAATGGCAGAAGAAAAGTCCCGCACTTGCTCGGGCCTTCGACTTTGATCTGTCCGGCACAGATCGAAGCCAGTACCCTGTGCGCGAACTCACGGTGCAGTTTCATGAATCTGATGCCGATTTTATCCGCCGGCTCTGCCGCCGCGAAGGTATTGCCTGGTTCACGGCAGCCGGCCAACGGGAACAGGATTCGTCTTCCAGCAATAAAAACGATTTACCGATACATACGCTGGTGTTTTTCGATGACCCGATGAAATTGCCGCAATCGGGCGCCGGCACGATCCGCTATCACCGTGATGCCGCTACTGAAGAACGCGATTCAGTGACGCTGTGGTCAGCCTCGCAACAACTGGTTTCCGGCAGTGTCAATCGTGCCAGCGCAGATTACAAGAGCGGCAAGATGGCGAAGGCGTCGCAAACCAGTATCATCGACCAAGGGCAAGCCGGCAACGATCTCGCGCAACTTCTCTCCGATAGCGTCATTGATGTGCCGCACGCTGGGGATTCCTGGGCGGATTACGACCGGCTGACCAAGGCGCGGATGCTGTCGCACGAATTACGGGCCGCCAGCGTCGACGGCGCAAGTGGCGTGCGCGATCTGGCGGTCGGCCGCTGGTTCGAACTGACTGGCCATCCCGATGTGGATCTGCAACCGCAGGAGCAGCGGCAGTTCATGGTCACCGCCTTGCATCATCGCGGCGAGAATAACTTGCCGAAGGAGCTCAACGAGCGCGCGCAATCATTGTTTGACAGCAGCCGCTGGCACGCCGGTTCGTTGGCAGCCGTCACCCAGGCACTCTCACCAGGAACACCCGACACCCGTTACAACAACACCTTTACCTGCGTACGGCGTGGCGTCGCATTGACTCCGGCATACGATCCTCGCATCGATCTGCCGCGTGTCTATCCGATCACGGCGCTGGTAGTCGGACCGCAAGGGGAAGAAGTTCACTGTGACGAATTCGGTCGCATCAAGATACAGATACAGGGCTTGAATCCGGACGATCATGCGCATGCGCAAGGCGCGGGAACCAGCGGAACGCAGACAGACAGCGCCTATGTGCGGGTCAGCAGCAGCTGGGCCGGTAAAAACTATGGCCACGACACCGTGCCGCGGGTAGGGATGGAGGTTGCCCTGGATTTCCTGAATGGCGATCCGGATAAGATGTTCGTCACCGGCGTCCTGCACAATGGGCCGAACATGCCAGCGACATTCAGTCATACCGGCGCGTTGCCGGGCAATCGTTTTTTATCCGGCGTGAAGACGAAAGAGATCAAAGGAAACCGCTACAACCAGTTGCGTTTTGATGACACTGCGGGCCAGATCAGCAGCCAGCTGGCCAGCGAGCATGCGGCCAGTGAGCTCAACCTCGGTTTTCTGACGCAACCGCGCACCGACGGCAGTGGCGAGGCCCGCGGTGAAGGCGCAGAATTGCGCACGGATGCGGCGGCTTCGCTGCGCGCTGCGAAAGGCATCCTCCTGACTACCTACGCACGTAACAAGGCGACCGGACACTTTCTTGAGCGCGATGAACTGAACCAGTTGCTCGGCGAGTGCACGGAATTGTTCAAGGCGCTAGGTGACTATGCCGGCCAGCATGGCGGCCAGGCCGCGGATGGCGCTGCCCAGAACCAGCTCGCAGCAGCACTCAAGAATTGGGATGCAACCAGCAGTGGCACGGGTAGTACATCTGCTGGCGCCGGGGACACAGCAGCCATCATGGCATTCGGCGCGGCCACGGGGTCCGTCGCTGTCACGCCTAAAACGCATGTGACCTATGCCGGCGAGAACATCGACCAGGTAGCGCAGCAGCATCTGCAATTGATGAGTGGCCAGCGCCTGAATGCCACTGCGGGCCAGGGCATGCAACTGTTCGCGCGCGGCAAAGGCATCCAGGCGATCGCAGGCGAAGGGCCGATGCTGCTGCAGGTGCAGACGGATGCATTGACGGCCAACGCGCAAAAAGGCGTCAAGATCAGCAGCAACGAAAATGAAGTCCTGGTCACGGCGCCGACGATTCGCTTCGTTGCCGAAGACGGCAGTTACATCAAGATCGGCGGCGGCGTGACGCTGGGCACGAACGGCGATATCAAACTGCTCTCCGCGTCGCACCAGTGGGGCGGTCCTTCGACGCAGCAGGCGGCCAAGGCAAATTTCAACAACGCACCGACCGATCAGCGTTTCAAGCTGCACTACCCTGGCGAGTCGCCAGAATCGGCGGCCGCTGCGGCTCACCAGCCTTACCGTATCACGATGGACGACGGGCGGGTGATCGAGGGCAAGAGCGATGCGAACGGCCATACCGACCTGGTCAAGGACGACGCCATGCGCATCCTCAAGATTGACATCCTGAAACCTGCACTATGA
- a CDS encoding SymE family type I addiction module toxin: MAKRNHTRDTRTPIAVDTQVQRPTASFHQEDDLEALWVRLCGSTVRQAGFMPETPLRIRIMIGCLVITDN, translated from the coding sequence ATGGCTAAGCGCAATCATACGCGAGACACCCGCACGCCGATAGCAGTTGATACGCAGGTGCAGCGGCCCACAGCCTCCTTCCATCAGGAGGACGATCTCGAGGCACTCTGGGTCCGCCTATGCGGTTCCACCGTCAGGCAAGCCGGTTTCATGCCGGAGACTCCATTGCGCATCAGGATCATGATTGGCTGCCTGGTGATCACCGATAACTGA
- a CDS encoding ABC transporter permease, which yields MWKAIKPNYRNLRIYQVLVLLVFFLIWHLATRNPQTAFFFGEPVKVLQRIWQWFTVGSGSVEVGFGDHTWFTLTFPAEIYSHLLVTLTETMLAFGIGTVLGLGVGLWLALSPLTSAILDPYIKASNAMPRVILAPIFAMWFGLGIWSKVALAVTLVFFIVFFNVYQGVKEVSPVVLANARMLGANQRQLLRTVYLPSATSWVFSSLHTSVGLAFVGVIVGEYLGSARGVGYLILQAEGSFDINTVFAGILVLTAFALVLDTVVGMVEKRLMKWQPKSGETERL from the coding sequence ATGTGGAAAGCCATCAAGCCGAATTACAGGAATCTGCGCATCTATCAAGTATTGGTGCTGCTGGTGTTTTTTCTCATCTGGCACCTCGCCACGCGCAATCCGCAGACCGCGTTTTTCTTCGGCGAGCCGGTCAAGGTGCTGCAGCGCATCTGGCAGTGGTTCACCGTCGGCAGCGGTTCGGTGGAAGTCGGCTTCGGCGACCACACCTGGTTCACCCTGACTTTTCCGGCGGAGATTTATTCGCACCTGCTGGTGACCCTGACCGAAACCATGCTGGCGTTCGGCATAGGCACGGTGCTCGGCCTCGGCGTCGGCTTGTGGCTGGCCTTGTCGCCGCTGACATCGGCCATCCTCGATCCCTACATCAAGGCATCCAACGCCATGCCGCGCGTGATCCTGGCGCCGATCTTTGCGATGTGGTTCGGGCTCGGCATCTGGTCCAAGGTGGCGCTGGCGGTGACGCTGGTGTTCTTCATCGTGTTCTTCAACGTCTACCAGGGCGTCAAGGAAGTCAGCCCGGTAGTGCTGGCCAATGCCCGCATGCTGGGCGCCAACCAGCGCCAGCTGCTGCGCACGGTATACCTGCCGTCGGCCACTTCCTGGGTGTTTTCCAGCCTGCATACCTCGGTCGGCCTGGCGTTTGTCGGCGTCATCGTCGGTGAATATCTCGGTTCTGCACGCGGTGTCGGTTACCTGATCCTGCAGGCCGAAGGCAGTTTCGACATCAATACCGTGTTTGCCGGCATCCTGGTGTTGACGGCATTTGCGCTGGTGCTCGATACCGTGGTGGGCATGGTGGAAAAGCGCCTGATGAAATGGCAGCCTAAGAGTGGCGAGACCGAGCGTTTGTGA
- a CDS encoding ABC transporter ATP-binding protein, whose translation MTPALFLDNVSCTFISKDDRSQRYTAVADTSLSIAPGEFVSVVGPTGCGKSTLLNVGAGLLQPSTGSVQVFGEPLLGINRRAGYMFQAEALMPWRSALQNVIAGLQYRETDESKARQLGEEWLARVGLQGFGDRYPHQLSGGMRKRVALAQTLILDPDIILMDEPFSALDIQTRQLMENEVLELWSAKRKAVLFITHDLDEAIAMSDRVIVLSAGPGTHPIGEFVIDLPRPRDVAEIRSEPRFVELHQQIWSVLRDEVLKGYQQQKKAA comes from the coding sequence ATGACACCAGCCCTTTTTCTCGACAACGTCAGCTGCACCTTCATCTCCAAGGATGACCGTTCCCAGCGTTATACCGCGGTGGCCGATACCAGCCTGTCGATCGCGCCGGGCGAATTCGTTTCCGTGGTCGGTCCGACCGGCTGCGGCAAATCGACATTGCTCAACGTTGGCGCCGGTCTGCTGCAACCGTCGACCGGCAGCGTCCAGGTGTTCGGCGAGCCGCTGCTCGGCATCAACCGCCGCGCCGGCTATATGTTCCAGGCCGAAGCCTTGATGCCGTGGCGTAGCGCGCTGCAGAACGTCATCGCCGGCCTGCAGTACCGCGAGACCGATGAAAGCAAGGCGCGCCAGCTCGGAGAAGAATGGCTGGCGCGGGTCGGCCTGCAAGGCTTCGGCGACCGCTATCCGCACCAGCTCTCGGGCGGCATGCGCAAGCGCGTGGCGCTGGCCCAGACCCTGATCCTCGATCCCGACATCATCCTGATGGACGAGCCGTTCTCGGCGCTCGATATCCAGACCCGGCAGCTGATGGAAAACGAAGTGCTGGAACTGTGGAGCGCCAAGCGCAAGGCGGTGCTGTTCATCACCCATGACCTGGATGAGGCGATCGCCATGTCGGACCGGGTGATCGTACTGTCAGCGGGACCCGGCACCCATCCTATCGGCGAATTCGTGATCGACCTGCCGCGGCCGCGCGACGTCGCGGAAATCCGTAGCGAGCCGCGTTTTGTAGAGCTGCACCAGCAGATCTGGAGCGTGCTGCGCGACGAAGTGCTGAAGGGTTACCAGCAACAGAAAAAAGCCGCCTGA
- a CDS encoding ABC transporter substrate-binding protein → MKFSWKQFGIALCLFLAGYFTFNGKLFAQTPEKTKVAIAVGGKNLFYYLPLTIAEQLGYFKDEGLDVTISDFAGGAKALQALVGGSADVVSGAFEHTISMQAKNQHIVAFVLQGRAPQIVMGVSNKTMPNYKSIADLKGKKIGVTAPGSSTSMMSNFVLAKGGLKPTDVSYIGVGASAGALSALRSGSIDVIANLDPLITMMQQNNEIRIIADTRTLKDTNAVFGGPMPAATLYASADFIKKYPNTTQALTNAMVRALKWLQKAGPSDIVKTVPESYQLGDRALYIEAFMKVREAISPDGTIPDAGPQVALRTLQAFDPDLAGKNIDLSQTYTNEFVKKANAKYK, encoded by the coding sequence ATGAAATTCAGCTGGAAGCAGTTCGGCATCGCCCTTTGCCTATTCTTGGCGGGGTACTTTACCTTCAATGGCAAACTGTTTGCGCAGACCCCCGAGAAAACCAAGGTAGCGATCGCCGTGGGCGGCAAGAACCTGTTTTATTACCTGCCGCTGACAATCGCCGAGCAGCTCGGTTACTTCAAGGATGAAGGCCTGGATGTCACGATTTCCGATTTTGCCGGCGGCGCCAAGGCGCTGCAGGCGCTGGTCGGCGGCAGCGCCGACGTGGTCTCGGGCGCGTTCGAACACACCATCAGCATGCAGGCCAAGAACCAGCATATCGTCGCCTTCGTATTGCAAGGCAGGGCGCCGCAGATCGTCATGGGCGTGTCCAACAAGACCATGCCTAACTACAAGTCGATCGCCGACCTGAAAGGCAAGAAGATCGGCGTCACCGCGCCGGGTTCCTCGACCAGCATGATGTCCAATTTCGTGCTGGCCAAGGGTGGCCTGAAGCCGACCGATGTTTCCTACATCGGCGTCGGCGCTTCGGCCGGCGCCTTGTCGGCGCTGCGTTCCGGTTCGATCGACGTGATCGCCAACCTCGATCCGCTGATCACCATGATGCAGCAGAATAACGAGATCAGGATCATCGCCGACACCCGCACCCTGAAAGACACCAATGCCGTATTCGGCGGCCCGATGCCGGCTGCCACCTTGTACGCCTCGGCCGACTTCATCAAGAAATATCCGAACACCACGCAAGCCTTGACCAACGCCATGGTGCGCGCGCTGAAATGGCTGCAGAAAGCCGGTCCGTCCGACATCGTCAAGACAGTGCCGGAAAGCTACCAGCTAGGCGATCGCGCCCTGTACATCGAAGCCTTCATGAAAGTGCGCGAGGCGATTTCACCGGACGGCACCATTCCTGACGCTGGCCCGCAAGTCGCGCTGCGCACCTTGCAGGCCTTCGATCCCGACCTGGCCGGCAAGAATATCGACCTGTCGCAAACTTATACCAACGAGTTTGTAAAGAAGGCCAACGCCAAATACAAGTAG
- the recR gene encoding recombination mediator RecR produces MKIPSSLTLLTEALRHLPGVGPKSAQRMAYHLLQHDRDGAALLGRALTQAVDQIRHCALCNTFTENEVCETCLDPERDPSLLCVVETPTDQLMIEQTLTFKGLYFVLMGRLSPLDGIGPKDIQLEKLISRATDGVVKEVVLATNFTNEGEATAHYISETMKARGLQVSRLARGVPVGGELEYVDAGTIARAMLDRRAT; encoded by the coding sequence GTGAAAATTCCTTCCAGTCTCACCTTGCTGACCGAAGCCTTGCGTCATCTGCCCGGTGTCGGCCCCAAGTCGGCTCAGCGCATGGCTTATCACTTGCTGCAGCATGACCGCGACGGTGCGGCCTTGCTGGGGCGGGCGCTGACGCAGGCGGTCGACCAGATCCGCCACTGCGCGCTGTGCAATACCTTCACCGAGAACGAGGTGTGCGAAACCTGCCTCGATCCGGAGCGCGATCCGAGTTTGCTGTGCGTGGTGGAGACGCCTACCGACCAGCTGATGATCGAACAGACGCTGACTTTCAAGGGTTTGTATTTTGTGCTGATGGGACGCCTGTCGCCGCTGGACGGCATCGGCCCCAAAGACATCCAGCTGGAGAAGCTGATCAGCCGCGCCACCGACGGCGTCGTCAAGGAAGTGGTGCTGGCCACCAATTTCACCAACGAAGGCGAAGCCACTGCCCATTACATCAGCGAGACGATGAAAGCCCGCGGCCTGCAGGTCAGCCGTTTGGCGCGCGGCGTGCCGGTAGGCGGCGAGCTGGAGTATGTCGACGCCGGCACCATCGCGCGCGCCATGCTGGACCGGCGCGCAACCTGA
- a CDS encoding YbaB/EbfC family nucleoid-associated protein, with product MMKGQLAGLMKQAQAMQDNMKKMQDQLALIEVEGESGAGLVKVVMTCKNAVKRVAIDASLLADDKDMLEDLVAAAFNDAVRKAEALSAEKMSGLTAGMPAGFKLPF from the coding sequence ATGATGAAGGGCCAACTGGCAGGGCTGATGAAACAAGCCCAGGCAATGCAGGACAACATGAAGAAGATGCAAGACCAACTGGCCTTGATCGAAGTCGAAGGCGAGTCGGGCGCAGGCCTGGTGAAAGTCGTGATGACTTGCAAGAACGCAGTCAAGCGGGTGGCAATCGACGCTTCGCTGCTGGCTGACGACAAGGACATGCTGGAAGACCTGGTAGCCGCCGCGTTCAACGATGCAGTGCGCAAGGCTGAAGCGCTGTCGGCTGAAAAAATGTCCGGCCTGACCGCTGGCATGCCTGCCGGCTTCAAACTGCCATTCTGA
- a CDS encoding DNA polymerase III subunit gamma/tau — protein MSYQVLARKYRPRSFDTLVGQEHVVRALTHALEQQRLHHAYLFTGTRGVGKTTLSRILAKSLNCIGADGNGGITATPCGVCEACVAIDAGRFVDYIEMDAASNRGVDEMAQLLEQAVYAPSNARFKVYMIDEVHMLTNHAFNSMLKTLEEPPEHVKFILATTDPQKIPVTVLSRCLQFNLKQMPPGHIISHLDNILGQEQIEFETPALRLLAQGAHGSMRDALSLTDQAIAYAAGKVTLEAVQGMLGALDQSYLIRVLDALVAKDGPGLLAVADDMASRSLSYSAALQDLGTLLHRVALAQSVPAALADDLPEREEVIRLSALFDAEEIQLFYQIAVHGRNELGLAPDEYAGFSMTLLRMLAFRPQAGGSIAAPPPVSRPRPQASTAPATAAPAASTRPPAQAAPTAARLSSAPPTLSTSAPVVPLAPAAGNGAMSPARAALEAARAASSRKGGAPARPQSSQAPAAPVSQPAAAAVADVADAKPAAPAYVQQVPQNSSVPPWEEEIPLPMDLPDTEFSSSAAEKKTESYSSPAPPSRPAAANGAVSNGRQPVRAEPVVQQPAAAPEPLPPLVLQPDPNLNWDGNWPLLASTLAVRGVAHQLAQQSELVKSDSSGPATQFHLRIPFDTLRSAGSVDKLELALSEHFGRPVKVETELGTVRHTANAQMLAAQAERQRLAELTAQSDPFIQSMMREFGASIVPGSIKPLG, from the coding sequence ATGTCCTACCAAGTTCTCGCCCGTAAATATCGCCCCAGGAGTTTCGATACGCTGGTCGGCCAGGAACACGTCGTAAGGGCCTTGACGCATGCCTTGGAGCAGCAGCGCCTGCACCACGCCTATTTATTTACCGGCACGCGCGGCGTCGGCAAGACCACCTTGTCGCGGATCCTGGCGAAATCGCTGAATTGCATCGGCGCCGACGGCAACGGCGGCATCACCGCGACGCCGTGCGGCGTGTGCGAAGCGTGCGTGGCGATCGACGCCGGGCGCTTTGTCGACTATATCGAGATGGACGCGGCCTCGAACCGCGGCGTCGACGAAATGGCGCAGTTGCTGGAGCAGGCTGTGTATGCGCCGTCCAATGCGCGCTTCAAGGTCTACATGATCGACGAAGTGCACATGCTCACCAACCACGCTTTCAATTCGATGCTGAAGACGCTGGAAGAGCCGCCTGAACATGTCAAGTTCATCCTGGCCACCACCGACCCGCAAAAAATCCCGGTGACGGTGCTGTCGCGTTGCCTGCAGTTCAATTTGAAGCAGATGCCGCCCGGCCATATCATCAGTCACCTGGACAATATCCTGGGCCAGGAACAGATCGAATTCGAAACCCCGGCGCTGCGCTTGCTGGCGCAAGGCGCGCACGGCTCGATGCGCGATGCGCTGTCGCTGACCGACCAGGCGATCGCCTATGCCGCCGGCAAGGTGACCCTGGAAGCGGTGCAGGGCATGCTCGGTGCGCTCGACCAGTCTTACCTGATCCGCGTGCTGGATGCGCTGGTGGCGAAAGACGGCCCCGGCTTGCTGGCGGTGGCCGACGACATGGCCAGCCGCAGCTTGTCGTACAGCGCGGCGCTGCAAGACCTGGGCACGTTGCTGCATCGGGTAGCGCTGGCGCAAAGCGTGCCGGCAGCCCTGGCCGACGATTTGCCGGAACGCGAAGAAGTGATCCGGCTGTCGGCCTTGTTCGATGCCGAAGAAATACAGCTGTTTTACCAGATCGCCGTACACGGCCGCAATGAACTTGGCCTGGCGCCGGACGAATACGCCGGTTTTTCGATGACCCTGCTGCGCATGCTGGCGTTCCGGCCGCAAGCCGGCGGCAGCATCGCGGCGCCGCCGCCGGTCAGCCGTCCGCGGCCGCAGGCAAGCACTGCGCCAGCCACAGCCGCGCCTGCTGCATCGACGAGGCCGCCAGCACAGGCGGCGCCAACCGCCGCCCGCCTGAGCAGCGCACCGCCGACACTCAGCACCAGCGCACCAGTTGTACCTCTTGCGCCAGCCGCCGGCAACGGCGCCATGAGTCCGGCCCGGGCGGCGCTGGAAGCAGCGCGCGCCGCGTCTTCCCGCAAGGGCGGCGCACCGGCACGGCCGCAGTCAAGCCAGGCGCCGGCAGCACCGGTCAGCCAGCCAGCCGCGGCGGCCGTAGCGGACGTAGCGGACGCCAAACCGGCGGCGCCGGCCTATGTGCAGCAAGTGCCGCAGAATTCTTCGGTGCCGCCTTGGGAAGAAGAGATCCCGCTGCCCATGGATTTGCCGGACACCGAATTTTCCAGTTCGGCGGCTGAAAAAAAAACTGAGTCGTATTCATCGCCAGCCCCTCCGTCGCGCCCAGCTGCCGCCAACGGCGCAGTGAGCAATGGCCGCCAGCCTGTGCGCGCCGAACCGGTGGTGCAGCAGCCGGCAGCTGCGCCGGAGCCGCTGCCGCCGCTGGTGCTGCAGCCCGATCCGAACCTGAACTGGGACGGCAACTGGCCCTTGCTGGCTTCCACCCTTGCGGTGCGCGGCGTGGCACATCAGCTGGCGCAGCAGAGCGAACTGGTCAAGTCCGACAGCAGCGGCCCGGCGACCCAGTTTCATCTGCGGATTCCGTTCGATACACTGCGCTCGGCTGGCAGTGTCGATAAGTTGGAGCTTGCGCTGAGCGAGCATTTCGGCCGTCCGGTCAAAGTGGAAACCGAGCTCGGTACGGTGCGCCATACCGCCAACGCGCAGATGCTGGCGGCGCAGGCAGAGCGCCAGCGCCTGGCGGAACTGACCGCGCAGAGCGATCCCTTCATCCAGAGCATGATGCGTGAATTCGGCGCATCGATCGTGCCGGGATCGATCAAGCCTCTGGGCTGA